One region of Natronolimnobius baerhuensis genomic DNA includes:
- the coxB gene encoding cytochrome c oxidase subunit II, translating into MEVRTRIDVFEDIFLVFLALGALVGIVVVSYTLYNAYKYRDTDERPDDEDLPTVGELPTGGKGGKKLFLSFGLSAIIVISLVVWTYGMLLYVEDGPDMDPEDAIEIEVEGQAFSWNYEYENGLEPGHLVVPADTPVWLEVTSIDVWHSYGITDLRVKADAIPGEYDETWFMADEPGDYRAECFELCGFGHSGMDDDVEVMSQDSYEEWLDEQFTLTIDLEDAAEEPFTDGFELELAHVENDEFEDDLSGTYTEESDEFENGTLEITEFRQGGDYDLVITPEDGDLEPVEDTIDFTSATSESYTLEDPDAAEEEEDDEEENDEDDEETDDESDTEEGDDE; encoded by the coding sequence ATGGAGGTTCGGACGCGTATCGATGTGTTCGAGGATATCTTCCTGGTCTTCCTCGCACTCGGTGCACTCGTCGGTATCGTCGTGGTCTCGTATACGCTCTATAACGCGTATAAGTACCGAGACACTGACGAGCGTCCCGACGACGAGGACCTACCAACCGTCGGGGAGCTACCGACAGGTGGAAAGGGCGGCAAAAAACTGTTTCTCTCGTTCGGGCTGAGTGCCATCATCGTTATCTCGCTCGTCGTCTGGACGTACGGCATGCTGCTGTACGTCGAAGACGGGCCGGACATGGACCCCGAAGACGCAATCGAAATCGAAGTCGAAGGGCAAGCCTTCTCGTGGAACTACGAGTACGAGAACGGCCTCGAGCCCGGACACCTTGTCGTTCCGGCTGATACCCCAGTCTGGCTCGAGGTGACCTCAATCGACGTCTGGCACAGCTACGGGATTACTGACTTACGGGTGAAAGCTGACGCAATCCCCGGTGAGTACGACGAAACCTGGTTCATGGCTGATGAACCGGGCGACTACCGCGCTGAGTGTTTCGAGCTGTGTGGCTTCGGTCACTCCGGCATGGACGATGACGTCGAAGTCATGAGTCAGGACAGCTACGAGGAGTGGCTCGACGAGCAGTTCACACTGACAATCGATCTCGAGGACGCTGCCGAAGAGCCGTTCACCGACGGCTTCGAACTTGAACTCGCACACGTCGAGAACGACGAGTTCGAGGACGACCTGAGTGGCACCTACACCGAGGAGTCCGACGAGTTCGAGAACGGTACCCTCGAGATTACGGAGTTCCGTCAGGGTGGCGACTACGACCTCGTCATTACGCCCGAAGACGGCGACCTCGAACCGGTCGAGGATACGATTGACTTCACGAGCGCAACAAGTGAGAGCTACACGCTCGAGGACCCAGACGCTGCGGAAGAAGAGGAGGATGACGAAGAAGAGAATGACGAAGACGATGAGGAAACGGACGATGAATCGGACACAGAGGAGGGTGACGACGAATGA
- a CDS encoding cbb3-type cytochrome c oxidase subunit I, producing MSDLPPQTTIKRWLVTTNHKDVGIMYLATSLFFLLFGGVMALLFRVHLWEPGGIGLLTGNQFNQAVTAHGLLMVFWFLSPIATGFANYLVPLQIGAKDLAFPRLNALSYWFYLFSGILLAISFFQGGAYSGGWTLYAPLNVPTYTPAMEATAGGTATVLALMLFVFSITVGTVNFLVTIHRSRAEGLGLWNMPMFTWSWLLTVWMMLFAFAALLAALLLLSADRLLITQYFATEQGSGLLWAHLFWFFGHPEVYIVFFPALGIMFETFQTFCGRRLVGRKWVIIAMVLVAVQSFLVWMHHMFLTTINLEIKTLMMATTIGISLPFDLMVFALIYTMVKGRVRFTTPFLFSLGALVLFILGGITGVFLGAVVLDYEFRGTYWVVAHFHYVMVSGVTALVGGLYYWWPKITGKMYSEALGKLNFAVYFIGFNMLYFPLFLAWETPRRVFHFDGGMQTYHQVATVGAFILGASFLIMFYTFAKSWVSGPDAPDNPWEFSRTAEWAIPSPPPLDNWSGRPSYASGRLEFVEDSPAATDGGVAQKHDATGEEIAHGDGEHADHASIWPLGIGFGTFVLFLGLSGLTPYVINFAEQAAADTGTEDALQNLVGMSNEPNIIYPILIGLGIVILAYVLFKFGVEDFNAPEMAIAERWPFEGVGNTKLGVWVFLASDIVVFGAAIGAFVFMRIHMGWDAWALETIQWAGLLNTYILLTSSFTVILALVFAERKNKTGLLATMGATLLLATTFMGVKAYEYSAKFAEGEYWWYGLEYSIYYVTTGLHALHVLLGMLIAVFMIYRILSIDAYLEDHRPVEFFGLYWHFVDIVWVFLFPLFYLF from the coding sequence ATGAGTGACCTTCCACCACAGACCACAATCAAACGGTGGCTGGTGACGACGAACCACAAGGATGTCGGGATCATGTATCTCGCCACCTCGCTGTTCTTCCTGCTGTTTGGCGGGGTCATGGCGCTGTTGTTCCGCGTCCACCTCTGGGAGCCGGGCGGAATCGGCCTCCTGACTGGGAACCAGTTCAACCAGGCCGTCACGGCACACGGGTTGTTGATGGTCTTTTGGTTCCTCTCGCCAATCGCAACCGGGTTTGCGAACTATCTCGTGCCGCTCCAGATCGGTGCGAAAGACCTCGCGTTCCCACGACTGAACGCACTGAGCTACTGGTTCTACCTGTTCTCGGGGATTCTCCTCGCGATTTCGTTCTTCCAGGGTGGCGCATACAGCGGTGGCTGGACACTGTACGCCCCGCTGAACGTACCAACGTACACGCCCGCGATGGAAGCAACGGCAGGTGGCACCGCAACAGTGCTTGCGTTGATGCTGTTTGTCTTCTCGATCACGGTCGGGACGGTGAACTTCCTCGTAACGATTCACCGCTCGCGCGCTGAGGGCCTCGGCCTCTGGAACATGCCGATGTTCACCTGGTCGTGGCTGCTGACGGTCTGGATGATGCTGTTTGCGTTCGCAGCACTGCTCGCTGCGTTACTCTTGCTCTCTGCAGACCGACTGCTCATCACGCAGTACTTCGCGACCGAACAGGGCTCGGGCCTGCTGTGGGCACACCTGTTCTGGTTCTTCGGCCATCCGGAGGTGTACATCGTCTTCTTCCCCGCGCTGGGGATCATGTTCGAGACGTTCCAGACCTTCTGTGGTCGGCGTCTCGTCGGTCGGAAGTGGGTCATCATCGCGATGGTTCTCGTGGCCGTCCAGTCGTTCCTCGTCTGGATGCACCACATGTTCCTGACGACGATCAACCTCGAGATCAAGACGCTGATGATGGCGACGACCATCGGGATCTCGCTACCCTTTGACCTGATGGTCTTCGCGCTGATCTACACGATGGTCAAGGGACGCGTCCGGTTTACGACGCCGTTCCTCTTTAGCCTCGGCGCGCTCGTGTTGTTCATCCTTGGCGGCATCACCGGGGTCTTCCTCGGTGCCGTCGTGCTCGACTACGAGTTCCGTGGCACCTACTGGGTCGTTGCCCACTTCCACTACGTGATGGTCTCCGGGGTCACCGCGTTGGTTGGTGGCCTCTACTACTGGTGGCCAAAAATCACCGGAAAGATGTACTCCGAGGCACTCGGGAAACTCAACTTCGCCGTCTACTTCATCGGCTTCAATATGTTGTACTTCCCGCTGTTCCTCGCCTGGGAAACCCCACGACGTGTCTTCCACTTCGACGGCGGCATGCAGACTTACCATCAGGTCGCGACCGTCGGGGCGTTCATCCTCGGCGCGTCCTTCCTGATCATGTTCTACACCTTCGCAAAGAGTTGGGTCTCCGGTCCCGACGCACCGGACAACCCATGGGAGTTCTCCCGCACCGCAGAGTGGGCGATTCCATCCCCACCACCGCTTGACAACTGGTCCGGCCGCCCAAGCTACGCCAGTGGCCGCCTCGAGTTCGTCGAGGACTCGCCGGCCGCAACTGACGGTGGCGTCGCACAGAAACACGACGCGACCGGCGAGGAGATCGCACACGGCGACGGCGAACACGCCGACCACGCCAGCATCTGGCCACTCGGGATCGGCTTCGGGACATTCGTGTTGTTCCTCGGACTCTCCGGTCTGACGCCGTACGTCATCAACTTCGCAGAACAAGCGGCTGCCGATACCGGAACTGAGGACGCACTACAGAACCTCGTCGGCATGTCGAACGAGCCGAACATCATCTACCCAATCCTGATCGGACTGGGTATCGTGATCCTCGCCTACGTGCTGTTCAAGTTCGGTGTTGAGGACTTCAACGCCCCTGAGATGGCCATCGCGGAACGCTGGCCGTTCGAAGGCGTCGGCAACACGAAGCTTGGTGTCTGGGTGTTCCTCGCCTCGGACATCGTCGTCTTCGGTGCCGCAATCGGGGCGTTCGTCTTCATGCGCATCCACATGGGCTGGGACGCCTGGGCGCTCGAGACGATCCAGTGGGCCGGCCTCCTGAACACGTACATCCTGTTGACCTCGAGTTTCACGGTCATCCTGGCGCTGGTGTTCGCTGAACGCAAGAACAAGACAGGCCTGCTTGCGACGATGGGCGCAACGCTGTTGCTCGCAACGACGTTCATGGGCGTCAAAGCCTACGAGTACAGCGCCAAATTCGCCGAAGGCGAGTACTGGTGGTACGGCCTCGAGTACTCGATCTACTACGTGACGACGGGACTGCACGCGCTGCACGTCCTCCTCGGAATGCTCATCGCTGTGTTCATGATCTACCGGATCCTGAGCATCGATGCCTACCTCGAGGATCACCGTCCAGTGGAGTTCTTCGGGCTCTACTGGCACTTCGTCGACATCGTGTGGGTCTTCCTGTTCCCACTGTTCTACCTGTTCTAG
- a CDS encoding cytochrome C oxidase subunit IV family protein produces the protein MADIRTYTLIYVALLALGTGKFVFFSFPEIFSYWMAFAGTIVLAIIKSLLIAAYFQHLIEEPRAITYMVSVAVFMVLLLTIAAGYSIQ, from the coding sequence ATGGCTGACATTCGAACATACACCCTGATCTACGTTGCATTGCTGGCATTGGGGACGGGCAAGTTCGTCTTCTTCTCGTTCCCCGAGATTTTCTCCTACTGGATGGCATTCGCGGGAACAATCGTCCTTGCAATCATCAAGTCCCTCCTGATTGCCGCGTACTTCCAGCACCTGATCGAAGAGCCTCGAGCAATCACGTACATGGTCAGCGTCGCCGTGTTCATGGTCCTGTTGCTGACCATCGCTGCGGGCTACTCGATCCAGTAA
- the secY gene encoding preprotein translocase subunit SecY: MGWKEAAEPVLTRMPAVQRPEGHVPFKRKLAWTAGILVLYFFLTNVTLLGTASGATDLFGEFRAILAGEHGSLLQVGIGPIVTASIVMQLLGGANLLGLNTDDPRDQILYQGLQKLLVIVMTALTALPMVFAGGFLPAQPALSIGGLTLGSFEVQLLIFLQVFIGGILILYMDEVVSKWGIGSGIGLFIIAGVSQRLVAGFLSLNEEGFFYSWYQIITGQMNVDVLSSDGLFFLLSHEGGQIVALFTTVLIFSVVVYAESVRVEIPLSHARVKGARGRFPVKLIYASVLPMILVRALQANIQFMGQIIYSQMGESMPAVLGTYTDDQPASGFFYYTAPIYSPDDWMWWTAAVSQDAWQVMIRVSVDLTFMIVGGAIFAIFWVETTNMGPEATARQIQNSGMQIPGFRQNVGVIEKVMERYIPQVTVIGGALVGLLAVMANMLGTIGAVTGTGLLLAVSITYKLYEEIAEEQMMEMHPMMRQMFGKE, encoded by the coding sequence ATGGGATGGAAGGAAGCCGCTGAACCGGTCCTGACGCGGATGCCCGCAGTGCAGCGTCCGGAAGGGCACGTGCCGTTCAAGCGCAAGCTCGCCTGGACGGCAGGGATCCTCGTGTTGTACTTCTTCCTGACGAACGTCACCCTCCTGGGGACGGCAAGTGGGGCGACTGACCTCTTCGGCGAGTTCCGTGCGATCCTCGCCGGTGAGCACGGCTCGCTGTTGCAGGTCGGTATCGGCCCAATCGTCACGGCGAGCATCGTCATGCAGTTACTTGGCGGTGCAAACCTCCTCGGACTCAACACCGACGATCCTCGAGATCAGATCCTCTATCAGGGACTGCAGAAGCTGCTCGTCATCGTGATGACGGCCCTGACAGCACTGCCGATGGTGTTTGCCGGCGGCTTCCTTCCAGCACAACCAGCCCTATCAATCGGTGGGCTGACGCTGGGAAGCTTCGAGGTCCAGTTGCTGATCTTCCTCCAGGTGTTCATTGGCGGGATCCTCATCCTGTATATGGACGAGGTCGTCAGTAAGTGGGGGATCGGCAGCGGGATCGGCCTGTTCATTATCGCCGGTGTGAGCCAGCGCCTCGTCGCTGGATTCCTCTCGCTGAACGAAGAGGGATTCTTCTACAGCTGGTATCAGATCATCACCGGCCAAATGAACGTGGACGTGCTCTCGAGTGATGGGCTGTTCTTCTTGCTCTCACACGAGGGTGGACAGATCGTCGCGCTGTTTACGACGGTCCTGATCTTCTCGGTCGTCGTCTACGCCGAGTCCGTCCGCGTGGAGATTCCACTCAGCCACGCCCGCGTCAAGGGTGCCCGTGGACGCTTCCCAGTGAAGCTCATCTACGCGAGCGTCCTGCCAATGATCCTCGTTCGCGCCCTGCAGGCGAACATCCAGTTCATGGGTCAGATCATCTACTCCCAGATGGGAGAGAGCATGCCAGCCGTGCTTGGAACCTACACTGACGATCAACCCGCCAGTGGGTTCTTCTACTACACCGCACCGATCTACAGTCCGGATGATTGGATGTGGTGGACTGCTGCCGTTTCGCAGGATGCCTGGCAGGTCATGATCCGCGTCTCCGTCGACCTGACGTTCATGATCGTCGGCGGCGCGATCTTCGCGATCTTCTGGGTCGAGACGACGAACATGGGTCCAGAGGCAACGGCCCGACAGATCCAGAACTCCGGGATGCAGATCCCCGGATTCCGACAGAACGTCGGCGTCATCGAGAAGGTTATGGAGCGGTACATCCCGCAAGTGACCGTCATCGGCGGCGCACTGGTCGGCCTGCTCGCCGTCATGGCGAACATGCTCGGCACCATCGGAGCTGTTACCGGAACGGGTCTGCTGCTCGCTGTCTCCATTACGTACAAACTGTACGAGGAGATCGCCGAGGAGCAGATGATGGAAATGCATCCGATGATGCGCCAGATGTTCGGCAAGGAGTAA
- a CDS encoding uL15m family ribosomal protein, with product MTSKKRRQRGSRTHSGGSHKNRRGAGHRGGRGRAGRSKHEFHNYEPKGKHGFKRPDGIRDNVAEIDVQKLDEDAILYVAEDVADETDDGYAIDARDVVEDGHEVDTVKVLGSGQVRNALEITADAFSDAAEAKLEDAGGEAVLSQRAQDAAEAAADAEADDDEQSED from the coding sequence ATGACGAGCAAAAAACGACGCCAGCGCGGATCGCGCACGCACAGCGGCGGCTCCCACAAGAATCGACGTGGTGCGGGCCATCGCGGTGGTCGCGGACGCGCCGGGCGTAGCAAACACGAGTTCCACAACTACGAACCGAAGGGCAAACACGGCTTCAAGCGACCGGACGGCATTCGCGACAACGTCGCGGAAATCGACGTCCAGAAACTCGACGAGGACGCAATCCTCTACGTCGCTGAAGACGTTGCCGACGAAACCGACGACGGCTATGCAATCGATGCACGCGACGTCGTCGAAGATGGCCACGAAGTCGACACCGTGAAAGTGCTCGGCTCCGGCCAGGTCCGCAACGCACTCGAGATCACGGCAGATGCCTTCTCGGACGCAGCCGAGGCAAAACTCGAGGACGCCGGCGGCGAGGCAGTCCTTTCGCAGCGAGCCCAGGACGCAGCCGAGGCAGCGGCCGACGCCGAGGCTGACGACGACGAACAGAGCGAGGACTAA
- a CDS encoding 50S ribosomal protein L30 → MKAIVQVRGEVNRNQDIQDTLEMLNIHSVNHCALVPETSAYTGMVDKVNDYVAHGEPEADVLSTLLAKRAEPLEGRQSDVDAEWLAENTDYDDFDALAEALLAEETTLRDEGLSPTLRLHPPRGGHGGIKKPTVEGGQLGKHTTDEINDLLESMR, encoded by the coding sequence ATGAAGGCAATCGTGCAAGTCCGCGGAGAAGTCAACCGCAATCAGGACATCCAGGACACCCTGGAGATGCTCAACATCCACAGCGTCAACCACTGTGCACTCGTCCCCGAGACGAGCGCGTACACGGGAATGGTCGACAAGGTCAACGACTACGTCGCCCACGGCGAACCCGAAGCCGACGTGCTCTCGACGCTGCTTGCAAAGCGTGCTGAACCACTCGAGGGTCGACAGTCCGATGTCGATGCTGAGTGGCTCGCCGAGAACACCGACTACGACGACTTCGACGCACTCGCAGAGGCACTGCTTGCCGAGGAAACAACGCTCCGTGATGAGGGACTGTCGCCAACGCTGCGACTGCACCCACCGCGTGGTGGCCACGGCGGCATCAAGAAGCCGACGGTCGAGGGCGGCCAACTCGGAAAGCATACAACGGACGAGATTAACGACCTCTTAGAATCGATGCGATAA
- a CDS encoding 30S ribosomal protein S5: MSNYNDSGWEPVTRLGRKVQEGDIDSMDVALNSGLPLKEPEIVDQLLPGLDDEVLDINMVQRMTDSGRRVKFRCVVAVGNRDGYVGYAEGRDDQVGSAIQKAIGIAKLNMIKVPRGSGSWEDRSDRPHSLTRRTTGKAGSVEVEVIPAPEGLGLAASDTVHAVLDLAGIENAWTKSHGNTRTTVNLAKATFNALENASQSRQPRERGTISSEEAEVSE, translated from the coding sequence ATGAGTAACTACAACGACAGTGGATGGGAACCCGTCACCCGTCTCGGCCGCAAAGTCCAGGAGGGCGACATCGATTCGATGGACGTCGCTCTCAACTCGGGGCTCCCGCTCAAAGAGCCCGAAATCGTTGACCAGCTCCTCCCCGGACTGGACGACGAAGTCCTGGACATCAACATGGTCCAGCGCATGACCGACTCCGGACGACGCGTGAAGTTCCGTTGCGTCGTCGCCGTCGGCAACCGCGATGGCTACGTTGGCTATGCGGAAGGACGAGACGATCAGGTCGGCTCTGCCATCCAAAAGGCAATCGGCATCGCGAAACTGAACATGATCAAGGTCCCCCGCGGCTCCGGGTCGTGGGAAGACCGTTCGGACCGACCACACTCGCTGACCCGACGAACGACCGGCAAAGCCGGCTCCGTCGAGGTCGAGGTCATCCCAGCCCCTGAAGGGCTTGGACTCGCCGCGAGTGACACCGTCCACGCCGTCCTCGATCTGGCCGGCATCGAAAACGCCTGGACCAAGAGCCACGGCAACACCCGAACGACTGTGAATCTCGCAAAGGCAACGTTCAACGCCCTCGAGAACGCATCGCAGTCGCGCCAGCCACGAGAGCGCGGGACAATTAGCTCCGAGGAAGCGGAGGTGTCTGAGTGA
- a CDS encoding 50S ribosomal protein L18: protein MATGPRYKVPMRRRREVRTDYHQRLRLLKSGKPRLVARKSNKHTTAQLIVPGPNGDETLASAHSSDLEEYGWEAPTSNISAAYLTGLLAGQQAVEAGLEEAVLDIGLNTATPGNKVFAVQEGAIDAGLEIPHSDSVLADWERTRGEHIAEYAEQLDEPLYSGDFDAADLPEHFDDVREAILE, encoded by the coding sequence ATGGCAACAGGACCACGATACAAGGTGCCGATGCGACGTCGGCGCGAGGTCCGGACGGACTACCACCAGAGGTTGCGCCTGCTGAAGTCGGGTAAGCCCCGTCTCGTCGCTCGAAAGAGCAACAAGCACACTACGGCGCAGCTGATCGTTCCCGGACCCAACGGCGACGAGACGCTCGCAAGCGCACACTCGAGCGATCTCGAGGAGTACGGTTGGGAAGCCCCCACGAGTAACATTTCCGCGGCATATCTGACCGGCCTGCTGGCCGGACAGCAAGCCGTCGAGGCCGGACTCGAGGAAGCAGTCCTCGATATCGGTCTCAACACGGCAACGCCTGGTAACAAGGTGTTCGCCGTGCAGGAAGGCGCAATCGACGCCGGTCTCGAGATTCCACACAGCGACAGTGTGCTCGCAGACTGGGAGCGTACGCGTGGCGAGCACATCGCTGAGTACGCAGAACAGCTCGATGAGCCGCTGTATAGCGGTGACTTCGACGCAGCGGACCTTCCAGAGCACTTTGACGACGTACGAGAGGCGATCCTCGAATGA
- a CDS encoding 50S ribosomal protein L19e, producing MTDLSAQKRLAADVLDVGENRIWLDPDAQGDIAEAITRDEIRELVDDGRIQAEDAKGNSRGRARERNAKRSYGHQKGPGKRRGKKGARQNEKEDWQAKIRAQRRKLRELRDKGELTPTQYRELYKKAGGGEFRSVRYLLNYIDDNYGDQ from the coding sequence ATGACTGATCTTTCCGCACAGAAGCGACTGGCAGCTGACGTCCTCGACGTTGGCGAGAACCGCATCTGGCTCGACCCTGATGCCCAGGGCGACATCGCCGAAGCGATCACCCGCGACGAGATCCGCGAACTCGTCGATGACGGTCGCATTCAGGCCGAAGATGCCAAAGGCAACTCTCGTGGCCGTGCTCGCGAACGCAACGCAAAGCGTTCCTACGGTCACCAGAAGGGCCCAGGAAAGCGCCGCGGCAAGAAAGGCGCACGCCAGAACGAGAAAGAAGACTGGCAGGCAAAGATTCGTGCACAGCGCCGGAAACTCCGCGAACTCCGCGACAAGGGCGAACTGACGCCCACGCAGTACCGCGAGCTTTACAAGAAGGCTGGCGGTGGCGAGTTCCGAAGTGTCCGGTACCTGTTGAACTACATTGACGACAACTACGGTGACCAATAA
- a CDS encoding 50S ribosomal protein L32e, producing MADDNANDEPQELEDISGVGASKADALREAGFESIDDVKEADQDDLAEAEGVGNALAARIKADVGDLEVSEDTEAEIEDEGGDEEADEAAEDVETELQARGLTEKTPELSDEEARLLERRKTEGKPQFNRQDYHMKKRTPESWRRPRGQLSKQRRGIKGKGPKVEAGYRTPTAVRGKHPSGFEEVYVQNTDDLEGVDGDTQAVRIASAVGARKRERIEEQAEEQDVRVLNPTYEEVEVESDD from the coding sequence ATGGCAGACGATAACGCAAACGACGAACCACAGGAACTCGAGGACATCAGTGGTGTCGGCGCGAGCAAAGCCGACGCACTGCGAGAGGCTGGCTTCGAGTCCATCGACGACGTCAAAGAGGCCGACCAGGACGACCTGGCCGAAGCCGAGGGCGTCGGAAACGCACTCGCTGCCCGTATCAAGGCTGACGTCGGTGACCTCGAGGTAAGTGAGGACACCGAAGCCGAGATCGAAGACGAAGGCGGCGACGAGGAAGCCGATGAGGCTGCCGAAGATGTCGAAACCGAACTGCAGGCCCGCGGCCTGACCGAGAAGACGCCGGAGCTTTCCGACGAGGAAGCACGTCTGCTCGAGCGCCGCAAAACCGAGGGCAAGCCGCAGTTCAACCGCCAGGACTACCACATGAAAAAGCGGACGCCAGAATCCTGGCGTCGCCCACGCGGACAGCTCTCGAAGCAGCGCCGCGGTATCAAAGGCAAAGGCCCGAAGGTCGAAGCCGGCTACCGAACGCCGACCGCTGTTCGGGGCAAACACCCAAGCGGTTTCGAAGAGGTCTACGTTCAGAACACGGACGACCTCGAGGGTGTCGATGGCGACACGCAGGCAGTCCGCATCGCCTCGGCCGTTGGTGCACGCAAGCGCGAACGGATCGAGGAGCAGGCCGAGGAACAGGACGTTCGCGTCCTGAACCCAACCTACGAGGAAGTCGAGGTGGAATCAGATGACTGA
- a CDS encoding 50S ribosomal protein L6, which translates to MRVELEIPDNVTVETDHLDVTVDGPEGSVTRRLWYPDVTVDVEDDSVVIESESEDAKTNATVGTFESHLSNAFHGVTEGWEYTMEVYYSHFPMQVRNEGDDIVIENFLGEKAPRRTTIHGDTDVSVDDERLVLSGPNKEDVGQTAADIEQLTRVSGKDTRVFQDGVYITEKPAKGGVY; encoded by the coding sequence ATGCGAGTCGAACTGGAAATCCCTGACAACGTAACCGTCGAGACAGACCATCTCGATGTGACCGTCGACGGTCCAGAAGGCAGCGTTACCCGCCGCCTCTGGTACCCCGACGTGACCGTCGATGTGGAAGACGACAGTGTGGTAATCGAAAGCGAATCCGAGGACGCAAAGACGAACGCGACCGTCGGAACCTTCGAGAGCCACCTGAGCAACGCTTTCCATGGCGTGACCGAGGGCTGGGAGTACACGATGGAAGTCTACTACTCTCACTTCCCGATGCAGGTCCGCAATGAAGGCGACGACATCGTCATCGAGAACTTCCTCGGCGAAAAGGCACCGCGACGTACGACTATCCATGGTGACACCGACGTCTCCGTCGACGACGAACGACTCGTCCTCTCCGGCCCGAACAAAGAGGACGTCGGTCAGACGGCGGCAGACATCGAGCAGCTGACACGCGTCAGCGGCAAGGACACCCGCGTCTTCCAGGACGGGGTCTACATCACCGAGAAACCCGCCAAAGGAGGTGTCTACTAG
- a CDS encoding 30S ribosomal protein S8: protein MTGNDPLSNALSGLDNAESVGHLTHEVSPASNEIGSVLEVFYDRGYIDGFDFVDDGKAGQFEVELTGAINECGPVKPRYSATAEEFEKWEKRFLPARDFGALVVTTSNGIMSHYEARELGIGGQVIAYVY from the coding sequence ATGACCGGAAATGATCCACTCAGTAACGCGCTTTCGGGACTCGACAACGCCGAAAGTGTCGGACATCTGACTCACGAGGTATCACCCGCCTCGAACGAAATCGGCAGCGTACTCGAGGTCTTCTATGACCGCGGGTACATCGACGGCTTTGACTTCGTCGATGACGGTAAAGCCGGACAGTTCGAGGTTGAACTAACTGGAGCGATCAACGAGTGTGGCCCCGTCAAGCCCCGCTACAGTGCCACTGCCGAGGAGTTCGAGAAATGGGAGAAACGGTTCCTTCCCGCTCGAGACTTCGGTGCGCTCGTCGTCACGACGAGTAACGGCATCATGAGCCACTACGAGGCTCGTGAGCTGGGAATCGGTGGTCAGGTTATCGCATACGTCTACTAA
- a CDS encoding 30S ribosomal protein S14, with translation MSESETETETTAADRTGEHTAKRTGQMEQCQRCGRKQGLVGKYDINLCRQCFREIARDMGFKKYR, from the coding sequence ATGAGTGAAAGCGAAACCGAAACCGAAACTACCGCCGCTGATCGCACGGGTGAGCACACGGCAAAGCGAACTGGCCAGATGGAGCAGTGCCAGCGCTGTGGCCGTAAACAGGGGCTTGTCGGCAAGTACGACATCAACCTCTGTCGCCAGTGCTTCCGTGAAATCGCCCGCGATATGGGATTCAAGAAGTATCGATAA
- a CDS encoding 50S ribosomal protein L5, with the protein MSEADSGFHEMREPTVEKVVVHMGVGQGGRELGKAEDIIEEITSQESVRTQAQRTEPDFGIRQGDPIGTKVTLRGEDAADFLETALPLAELSLSQFDDTGNFSFGVEEHTEFPSQEYDPSVGIFGLDVTVNLVRPGYRIAKRDKATRSIPSNHRLTPEDAASFLESTFDVTVEDPEDE; encoded by the coding sequence ATGAGCGAAGCTGACAGCGGCTTCCACGAGATGCGCGAGCCAACCGTCGAAAAGGTCGTCGTCCACATGGGCGTCGGTCAGGGTGGTCGCGAACTCGGAAAAGCCGAAGACATCATCGAGGAAATCACGTCCCAAGAAAGCGTCCGTACCCAGGCTCAGCGAACTGAGCCTGACTTCGGTATCCGCCAGGGCGACCCAATCGGAACGAAGGTCACCCTCCGTGGCGAGGACGCCGCCGACTTCCTCGAGACAGCACTTCCACTCGCTGAGTTGTCGCTCAGTCAGTTCGACGACACCGGCAACTTCAGTTTCGGCGTCGAGGAACACACCGAGTTCCCAAGCCAAGAGTACGATCCGAGCGTCGGGATCTTCGGGCTGGACGTCACCGTCAACCTGGTGCGTCCGGGCTATCGTATCGCCAAACGCGACAAGGCGACACGCTCGATCCCATCGAATCACCGACTCACGCCCGAGGACGCCGCTTCGTTCCTCGAGTCGACATTCGACGTCACCGTGGAGGACCCTGAGGATGAGTGA